One window of Acidobacteriota bacterium genomic DNA carries:
- a CDS encoding AraC family transcriptional regulator, with protein sequence MLPRWLAVDRIDARVRAAVELIAGTQGLMPIDVVAARVSVTRRQLERTFLRTVGVTPKRLARITRFQHALRVLEECESASPGTRTAVTCGYADQAHFIRDFRDLAGCPPGEHLLRRFELTGVFTSRATSVS encoded by the coding sequence ATGCTGCCCCGATGGCTCGCCGTCGATCGTATTGACGCGCGCGTCCGGGCGGCCGTGGAACTGATCGCCGGCACGCAGGGCCTCATGCCGATCGACGTTGTGGCGGCCCGAGTCTCGGTGACGCGGCGGCAGCTGGAGCGGACGTTCCTGAGGACGGTCGGCGTGACGCCCAAGCGCCTGGCGCGCATCACCCGATTCCAGCACGCGCTGCGAGTGCTCGAAGAGTGCGAGTCTGCGTCTCCTGGCACACGCACGGCCGTCACGTGCGGCTACGCCGATCAGGCACACTTCATCCGCGACTTTCGAGACCTCGCCGGCTGCCCACCCGGAGAACACCTGCTGAGGCGGTTCGAGTTGACGGGCGTGTTTACTTCACGAGCAACTTCGGTCAGTTGA